A DNA window from Gemmatimonadaceae bacterium contains the following coding sequences:
- a CDS encoding ABC transporter permease, with amino-acid sequence MQSFLRDIRYGVRSLIKSPGLALVATLALTLGIGLTTTMFSIVYGAMMKGLPFPDGDRIVAVQRSNFARGIQQQDIPILDFLDYKAQQQSFTGVAAVTSGTIYVSGDEKAERYDGSWITANTFDVLGVRPMLGRNFRAGEDTPSGDKVAIIAYNTWHDRFASDPNIVGKNVRVNGVPYTIVGVMPEGFAFPNNDRIWIPLQTDPNASKRGEGQFVSVFGKLKPAVSLDQANVDVATIAKRLAGEYKESNDGFTAYARNYVENYIGKQPRQLLYTMLGAVFFVLLIACANVANLLLDRAAHRTKEVGIRTALGASRTAVMRQFLAEAFVLSLVAMALGIGVAYFGIAAFKRAISVTQIPFFIDIRLHPPVLMFSIAIAFLTTLVAGAIPAYQSSRADINEILKDETRGASSFRIGRISKALVIVEIALSCGLLVAAGLMIKSVAKMRGMNPGFETTTVFTARIGFPAAYTDSAAQWRFFDDVIQRVAALPGVKAASLSAGLPGARQGFGGNRFSLEGKTYVADKDMPNARSTSISPGYFATLNTPLMRGRVFSDGDRKDTPAVVIVNQAFVRKFFPNDDALGRRIRFGGLQSKAPWATIVGIVGNQFTGDQNDPNGAVIYQPLTQLRSNFVYITARTSANPMALTSAVRGAVSSLNADIPLYWVQSLDTAIAEQLWFVRVFGTMFMIFGFVALFLASVGLYAVMSFSVSRRTREVGIRMALGAQGGHVVRMIFGQGMVQLGIGMAFGLAIALGISRLLVFILFDVQPRDPAIFGGVAAVLALVGLIACLVPARRATMVDPLVALRSD; translated from the coding sequence ATGCAGTCATTCCTCCGCGACATTCGCTACGGCGTTCGCAGCCTGATCAAGAGTCCCGGCCTCGCGCTCGTCGCGACGCTCGCGCTGACACTCGGCATCGGCCTGACGACGACGATGTTCAGCATCGTCTACGGCGCGATGATGAAAGGGCTGCCCTTTCCCGACGGCGATCGCATCGTCGCGGTACAGCGCTCCAATTTCGCGCGAGGCATTCAGCAGCAGGACATACCGATTCTGGACTTCCTCGACTACAAGGCGCAGCAACAGAGTTTCACCGGCGTCGCCGCGGTCACGTCAGGAACGATCTACGTCAGCGGCGACGAAAAGGCCGAGCGCTATGATGGATCGTGGATCACGGCGAACACGTTCGATGTGCTCGGTGTGCGCCCCATGCTGGGCCGAAACTTCCGCGCCGGCGAAGACACTCCGAGCGGCGACAAGGTCGCGATCATCGCGTACAACACGTGGCATGATCGGTTCGCCAGCGATCCGAACATCGTCGGCAAGAATGTGCGCGTGAACGGCGTGCCGTACACGATCGTCGGCGTCATGCCCGAGGGTTTCGCATTCCCCAACAACGATCGGATCTGGATTCCGCTGCAAACCGACCCGAACGCATCGAAGCGCGGTGAGGGTCAGTTCGTCTCGGTATTCGGGAAGCTCAAGCCGGCCGTCTCACTCGACCAGGCAAACGTCGACGTCGCGACGATCGCGAAGCGCCTCGCCGGCGAATACAAGGAATCGAACGACGGATTCACGGCGTACGCCCGCAATTACGTCGAGAACTACATCGGCAAGCAGCCGCGCCAACTCTTGTACACGATGCTCGGCGCGGTCTTCTTCGTTCTCTTGATCGCGTGCGCGAACGTCGCAAACCTGCTTCTCGATCGCGCGGCACATCGCACGAAGGAAGTGGGCATTCGGACGGCGCTCGGTGCATCGCGTACGGCGGTCATGCGCCAATTCCTCGCCGAGGCATTTGTTCTGTCGCTCGTCGCGATGGCGTTGGGCATTGGCGTGGCGTACTTCGGCATCGCCGCGTTCAAGCGCGCCATCTCCGTGACGCAGATCCCGTTCTTCATCGACATTCGCCTGCATCCGCCCGTGTTGATGTTCTCGATCGCGATCGCGTTTCTGACGACGCTCGTCGCCGGAGCGATTCCGGCGTATCAATCGTCGCGCGCCGACATCAACGAGATCCTGAAGGATGAGACGCGCGGCGCGTCGAGCTTTCGCATTGGGCGCATCAGCAAGGCGCTGGTCATCGTCGAAATCGCTCTGTCGTGCGGGCTGCTCGTCGCGGCCGGCCTGATGATCAAGAGCGTCGCGAAGATGCGCGGCATGAACCCCGGCTTCGAGACGACCACGGTCTTTACGGCGCGCATTGGCTTCCCGGCCGCGTACACCGATTCCGCGGCGCAGTGGCGCTTCTTCGACGACGTCATTCAGCGCGTCGCCGCGTTGCCCGGCGTGAAAGCGGCATCGCTCAGCGCCGGTCTGCCCGGAGCGCGACAGGGGTTCGGCGGCAATCGCTTCAGCCTCGAGGGCAAGACGTACGTTGCCGACAAGGACATGCCCAACGCACGCAGTACGTCGATCTCACCGGGCTACTTTGCGACACTCAATACCCCGCTCATGCGCGGACGCGTTTTCTCTGATGGCGACCGCAAGGACACGCCGGCGGTCGTGATCGTGAATCAGGCGTTCGTGAGGAAATTCTTCCCCAATGACGACGCGCTCGGCCGCCGCATTCGATTCGGCGGGCTACAAAGCAAGGCGCCATGGGCAACGATCGTCGGCATCGTCGGCAACCAGTTTACCGGCGATCAGAACGACCCGAACGGCGCGGTGATCTATCAGCCGCTCACGCAGCTGCGCAGCAACTTCGTGTACATCACCGCGCGCACGAGCGCCAATCCGATGGCGCTCACCTCCGCGGTGCGCGGCGCGGTGTCGTCGCTGAATGCCGACATTCCACTCTATTGGGTGCAGTCGCTCGACACGGCGATCGCCGAGCAGCTGTGGTTCGTTCGCGTGTTCGGCACGATGTTCATGATCTTCGGGTTCGTCGCGCTCTTCCTTGCATCGGTCGGCCTGTATGCCGTGATGTCGTTCTCCGTCAGCCGCCGCACGCGCGAGGTCGGCATTCGCATGGCGCTCGGCGCGCAGGGGGGTCACGTCGTACGCATGATCTTCGGCCAGGGGATGGTGCAGCTCGGCATTGGCATGGCGTTTGGTCTCGCGATTGCGCTGGGCATCTCGCGACTGTTGGTGTTCATCCTGTTCGACGTGCAGCCGCGCGATCCGGCGATCTTTGGCGGCGTCGCGGCAGTGCTGGCTCTCGTCGGCTTGATCGCCTGCCTCGTGCCGGCTCGGCGCGCAACCATGGTCGATCCACTCGTTGCGCTACGGAGCGATTGA
- a CDS encoding L,D-transpeptidase family protein: MISVLLGAVALLASGPSDSTSILSKVVTPTIIHTPVVGIKSNPIADSIVVEKSKRTLTLFLGGLPVRSYRVALGTQPVGDKIKIGDGRTPEGVFHIDFKNPQSKYHMALHISYPDAAHVQRANALGVAPGGDIMIHGLPPKYASIGAAHVQYNWTEGCIAVTDQEIEEIWRAVPPGAPIQIKP; the protein is encoded by the coding sequence ATGATCTCCGTATTGCTCGGCGCTGTCGCCCTGCTCGCATCCGGACCTTCGGATTCTACGTCCATCCTGTCGAAGGTCGTCACGCCGACGATCATCCACACGCCTGTCGTGGGGATCAAAAGCAATCCGATCGCCGACAGCATCGTGGTCGAGAAGAGCAAACGTACGCTGACGTTGTTCCTGGGCGGCCTGCCCGTTCGCTCGTATCGCGTCGCGCTGGGGACGCAGCCGGTCGGCGACAAGATCAAGATCGGCGACGGCCGCACGCCGGAAGGCGTGTTCCACATCGATTTCAAGAATCCGCAGAGCAAGTATCACATGGCGCTGCACATCTCCTATCCGGATGCGGCGCATGTGCAGCGCGCGAACGCGCTCGGCGTGGCGCCCGGCGGAGACATCATGATTCACGGTCTGCCGCCGAAGTACGCGAGCATTGGCGCGGCGCACGTGCAGTACAACTGGACGGAAGGTTGTATCGCGGTGACCGATCAGGAGATCGAAGAGATCTGGCGTGCGGTGCCGCCCGGCGCGCCGATTCAGATCAAGCCGTAA
- the msrA gene encoding peptide-methionine (S)-S-oxide reductase MsrA: MSQQFELATLAGGCFWCLDAAFRQLRGVEKVESGYTGGQYPKPTYRDVCSGMTGHAEVVQITFDPATISYRDLLGVFFTIHDPTTLNRQGADVGSQYRSAIFYHSTEQRDVAEQVIDELNRNKVWDDPIVTEVKPIGQFHVAEEYHQDYFSANGDQPYCQIVVAPKVAKVRKAYFDRLVRA, from the coding sequence ATGTCACAACAGTTCGAGCTCGCGACGCTTGCCGGCGGTTGCTTCTGGTGTCTGGACGCCGCGTTTCGTCAGCTCAGGGGCGTCGAGAAAGTCGAGTCCGGCTATACCGGCGGCCAGTATCCGAAACCGACGTACCGCGACGTGTGCTCCGGAATGACCGGGCATGCCGAGGTCGTGCAGATCACGTTTGATCCCGCGACGATCTCGTATCGCGATCTCCTCGGCGTATTTTTCACGATCCACGATCCCACGACGCTCAATCGGCAGGGCGCGGACGTCGGCAGCCAATACCGGTCGGCCATCTTCTACCATTCGACCGAACAGCGCGACGTGGCCGAGCAGGTCATCGACGAGCTGAATCGGAACAAGGTGTGGGACGATCCGATCGTGACCGAGGTGAAGCCGATCGGGCAGTTCCACGTCGCGGAGGAGTACCACCAGGACTACTTCTCGGCGAATGGGGACCAGCCGTACTGCCAGATCGTCGTGGCACCAAAGGTGGCCAAGGTGAGGAAGGCCTACTTCGACCGGTTGGTACGGGCTTAG
- a CDS encoding RNA polymerase sigma factor RpoD/SigA: protein MYTTSDDRDLLDLYIDELRGEPVLNAQQQKELARQMRRAKNDGERERARSELIRANLRFAFSVAKQYQNRGVPLGDLVSEANAGLVRAADKYDPDVGVNFISYAVWWIRQALHSAVQKQGRTVQVPLNRAADLSRVSRAQEVLRQKLSREPYEEEIATVADLSLDVTRGLVALLQPTRSLDEPATMGDGGRTLGETLVLDRGEDEDVLPGGIESDSRREAITRALEVLPPRDRRVLTLYFGLEGNRPMTLQEIARELGVTRERVRQLRDRALKRLRESDTAEVLRDGLAA from the coding sequence ATGTACACGACGAGCGACGATCGCGACCTGTTGGATCTCTACATCGATGAGCTGCGGGGCGAGCCCGTGCTCAACGCCCAGCAGCAAAAGGAGCTCGCCCGCCAGATGCGCCGCGCCAAGAACGACGGCGAGCGCGAACGTGCCCGCTCCGAGTTGATTCGCGCGAACCTGCGCTTTGCTTTTTCCGTCGCCAAACAATACCAGAACCGCGGGGTCCCCCTCGGCGATCTGGTCAGTGAGGCGAACGCCGGTCTCGTGCGCGCCGCGGACAAGTACGATCCGGACGTCGGCGTGAACTTCATCAGCTACGCCGTGTGGTGGATTCGCCAGGCGTTGCACTCGGCGGTGCAGAAGCAGGGGCGCACGGTCCAGGTACCGCTCAATCGAGCGGCCGACTTGTCGCGCGTGTCCCGCGCGCAGGAAGTGCTGCGTCAGAAGCTGTCGCGAGAACCGTATGAGGAAGAGATCGCGACGGTCGCCGACCTCTCGCTCGACGTGACGCGCGGGCTCGTGGCGCTGCTTCAGCCGACGCGCTCGCTCGACGAGCCGGCGACCATGGGCGATGGCGGCCGCACGCTGGGTGAAACGCTGGTGCTCGATCGGGGCGAGGACGAAGACGTTCTCCCGGGCGGCATCGAGAGCGATTCGCGTCGCGAAGCGATTACGCGTGCGCTGGAGGTATTGCCGCCGCGCGACCGCCGCGTGCTCACGTTGTACTTCGGTCTCGAGGGCAACCGGCCGATGACGCTGCAGGAGATCGCGCGCGAGCTGGGAGTGACGCGGGAGCGTGTGCGTCAGCTTCGCGATCGCGCGCTCAAGCGGTTGCGCGAGTCGGACACGGCGGAAGTGCTGCGCGACGGGCTCGCCGCCTGA
- a CDS encoding metalloregulator ArsR/SmtB family transcription factor has product MKRTIRRLSIYHTISGVWLAVDLEQFQRIAKALADPRRFEILEHIAKQREMGCQRLCGCFPVRQATISHHLKELASAGLVESRRDGQFVYYRTRPAVLEAYMAELRRRMDVTETTESAAVRAKPSRRKSAAAKRA; this is encoded by the coding sequence TTGAAGCGTACAATTAGACGATTATCTATCTATCATACGATCTCCGGAGTATGGCTGGCCGTGGACCTCGAGCAGTTCCAACGCATCGCGAAGGCGTTAGCCGACCCGCGGCGGTTCGAGATTCTGGAGCACATCGCCAAACAGCGCGAAATGGGATGTCAGCGCTTGTGCGGCTGCTTTCCCGTGCGACAGGCGACGATCTCGCACCACCTCAAGGAATTGGCGAGCGCCGGATTGGTGGAGTCGCGGCGCGATGGGCAGTTCGTGTATTACCGTACGCGCCCCGCGGTGCTCGAAGCGTACATGGCGGAATTGCGTCGCCGCATGGACGTCACCGAGACGACCGAGTCCGCCGCGGTGCGCGCCAAACCGTCTCGGCGGAAGTCCGCCGCGGCGAAGCGAGCGTAA
- a CDS encoding aminotransferase class I/II-fold pyridoxal phosphate-dependent enzyme, translating to MPKPATPDGLARLLPSKRLTDLPTYVFAWLDELKADARSRGADLIDLGMGNPDQPTPKAIVDVITAAYNDPKNHGYPPFDGTEGFRTAVSRFMRRRFGVDVNPANEVLALSGAKEGIAHATLGFADESTISLVPDIYYPVHARATGLVGGRTYLVPLRAERGFLPDFRAIPEDVLRQSRLLVLNYPHNPTGAVAPLELYEEAVALCRKHGILLISDLAYSELTDGVVAPSALQVPGAKDVTLEFHSFSKTFNMAGSRIGFAVGGRELIHALHGVRTNMGYGTPTPIQAGAAYGLDHIEELEKPVVARYNQRRRALIEGFRSLGWQTEPARGTMFVWLPIPVGFGAQEWTRYLMDKAGVVVTPGNAFGPGGERFFRVSLIADEPVIARAIARLREAGIRYDMAKPT from the coding sequence ATGCCGAAGCCGGCAACGCCCGACGGACTGGCCCGTCTCCTTCCGTCGAAACGCCTCACCGATCTCCCGACCTACGTCTTCGCGTGGCTGGACGAGCTCAAGGCTGACGCCCGATCCCGCGGGGCGGATCTCATCGACCTCGGCATGGGTAATCCGGACCAGCCGACGCCAAAAGCGATCGTCGACGTCATTACCGCCGCGTACAACGATCCGAAGAACCACGGCTACCCGCCGTTCGACGGCACCGAAGGCTTTCGCACCGCCGTCTCGCGATTCATGCGCCGCCGCTTTGGCGTCGACGTCAATCCCGCGAACGAAGTCCTGGCGTTGAGCGGCGCGAAGGAAGGAATCGCGCACGCGACGCTCGGCTTCGCCGACGAGTCCACGATCTCACTGGTCCCCGACATCTATTACCCCGTGCATGCGCGCGCGACGGGACTCGTGGGCGGCCGCACCTACCTCGTGCCGCTGCGCGCCGAGCGTGGGTTTCTGCCGGATTTCCGCGCGATTCCCGAGGACGTGCTGCGCCAGTCGCGTTTGCTCGTCCTGAACTATCCGCACAATCCGACCGGCGCCGTCGCGCCGCTCGAGTTGTACGAGGAAGCGGTGGCCCTCTGCCGGAAGCATGGCATTTTACTCATTTCAGATCTCGCATACAGCGAGCTGACGGACGGCGTCGTGGCGCCGAGCGCGCTGCAGGTGCCCGGCGCCAAGGACGTCACGCTGGAGTTCCACTCGTTCTCGAAGACCTTCAACATGGCCGGATCGCGCATCGGCTTCGCCGTCGGCGGCCGCGAGCTCATTCACGCCCTGCACGGCGTGCGCACCAACATGGGCTACGGCACTCCGACGCCGATTCAGGCGGGCGCGGCCTACGGCCTCGACCACATCGAGGAGCTCGAGAAGCCCGTCGTCGCGCGCTACAACCAGCGGCGGCGCGCCCTCATCGAAGGATTCCGGTCACTCGGCTGGCAAACCGAGCCTGCACGCGGAACGATGTTCGTCTGGTTGCCGATCCCCGTAGGCTTCGGCGCGCAGGAATGGACGCGCTACCTCATGGACAAGGCAGGCGTGGTCGTCACGCCGGGCAACGCGTTCGGGCCGGGCGGCGAACGATTCTTCCGCGTCTCGCTCATCGCCGACGAACCGGTGATCGCGCGCGCGATCGCGCGATTGCGCGAGGCCGGTATTCGCTACGACATGGCGAAGCCCACCTGA
- a CDS encoding ABC transporter permease: MTGRGDPARAPGERVYRMLLRLYPRSFRERYAADMIAFYRDRVGRERRGVGRAARAWLQLTPDLVYTAMSERFAWLHRDHDRAPAVIRSYSHRRENTMSILGQDLRYAARSMARRPVFSIIILATLALGIGANAAIFTMVNAVLLRPLPFEHADRIVDLSHDAPYESVSEPEFIDYQRGVPGLEKLAAYSTPSVVLAPAAGDPVRTRAARVSRDFFDVARVKPLRGRTFAADEYAPLTHSRVAIISHTLWVQEFASDERVVGKTIRINDAPFTIVGVMPATYVFPDRDATLWVPWRLNPDSLWTRNNHYLRLVGLIAPHATLAQVRTQVRMLESRWAQMYPETYAAGSPVKGIVTPIREFLLGPTRPYLLALLGAVGFILLIACVNVANLLLVRGEARRKEVAVRTALGASSGRIVRQMLTESMLFAMLGAVGGMALAWAGTRVLVALAPADLPRVDEVTIDGRVIAFTALVTLLTGLVFGIVPALHARNGNTVDTLREGGKTTHIASGIVRRLLVVAEITLAVVMLSGAGLLIRSLITLQAIDLGFDPAGVTTMQVTMPRTYSDTVSDGFMRQLTARAGALPGVSAVGAVGALPISGADNTWSIMVDGHVVKTIAESPGANPEQVTPGYFKAMRIALVRGRLLTEQDRMDAAPVAVISEGMAKMLYPGVDPIGRTLKMFGDKSPWVTIVGIVHDVRSRGIQRDPPPTMYFPYAQSGISAYAMPRSMTLVARSAANDPGLARQMRAVVRSLDPHVAISEVATMNHVVGDSIASRRFATLLLGGFAALALLLAGIGIYGVVSFGVSQRTYEIGVRVAVGATPGAIMRLVLAEGTRMAAVGLLLGIAGALVVDRWLHSLLVGVSGSDVATLAAVTALLGVVAASACALPARRATEVSPTEALRNG, translated from the coding sequence ATGACGGGACGCGGCGACCCGGCGCGCGCTCCGGGCGAGCGAGTGTATCGGATGCTGCTGCGCTTGTATCCGCGGTCGTTTCGCGAGCGCTACGCCGCCGACATGATTGCGTTCTACCGCGATCGCGTTGGCCGCGAACGCCGAGGAGTCGGGCGTGCCGCGCGTGCCTGGCTGCAGCTCACGCCCGATCTCGTGTATACGGCGATGAGCGAGCGATTCGCCTGGCTGCATCGAGATCACGACCGCGCTCCGGCAGTGATCCGCTCCTACTCTCACCGACGCGAGAACACGATGTCGATCCTGGGGCAAGATCTTCGATACGCGGCCCGCTCGATGGCGCGGCGTCCGGTATTCAGCATCATCATTCTCGCGACGCTCGCGCTGGGCATCGGCGCGAACGCCGCGATCTTCACAATGGTGAACGCGGTCTTGCTTCGCCCGCTGCCGTTCGAGCATGCGGATCGCATCGTGGATCTTTCGCACGACGCACCGTACGAGAGTGTCTCCGAGCCGGAATTCATCGACTATCAACGCGGAGTGCCCGGACTCGAGAAGCTCGCGGCCTACAGCACGCCGAGTGTCGTGCTGGCGCCGGCGGCTGGTGATCCGGTGCGAACGCGCGCGGCCCGCGTGTCGCGCGACTTCTTCGACGTCGCGCGCGTCAAACCCCTTCGCGGGAGAACGTTCGCCGCCGACGAGTACGCACCGCTCACGCACAGCCGAGTGGCGATCATCAGCCACACGTTGTGGGTGCAGGAGTTCGCGTCGGACGAGCGCGTCGTCGGAAAGACGATTCGAATCAACGACGCACCGTTCACCATCGTGGGCGTGATGCCGGCGACGTATGTGTTCCCCGATCGCGACGCGACGTTGTGGGTGCCCTGGCGGCTCAATCCCGACAGTCTGTGGACTCGCAACAATCACTACCTGCGGCTCGTTGGCCTGATCGCGCCGCACGCAACGCTCGCGCAGGTGCGGACGCAGGTCCGCATGCTCGAGTCGCGGTGGGCGCAGATGTATCCGGAGACTTATGCGGCGGGTAGTCCCGTGAAGGGGATCGTCACGCCGATTCGAGAATTCCTTCTCGGGCCGACGCGCCCGTATCTCCTCGCCCTGCTCGGCGCCGTGGGATTCATTCTGCTGATCGCGTGCGTGAACGTGGCGAACCTGTTGCTGGTGCGCGGCGAAGCGCGGCGAAAGGAAGTCGCCGTGCGCACCGCGCTTGGCGCTTCGAGCGGGCGCATCGTGCGGCAGATGCTCACCGAGAGCATGCTGTTCGCGATGCTTGGCGCCGTAGGGGGCATGGCATTGGCGTGGGCGGGCACGCGTGTGCTTGTAGCGCTCGCGCCGGCCGATCTGCCACGTGTCGACGAGGTGACGATCGATGGCCGGGTTATCGCGTTCACGGCGCTCGTTACACTGCTGACGGGCCTCGTGTTCGGCATCGTGCCCGCGTTGCACGCGCGAAACGGCAACACGGTCGATACGCTGCGCGAAGGCGGCAAGACGACACACATCGCCTCGGGCATCGTGCGCCGTTTGCTGGTCGTCGCGGAAATCACGCTGGCCGTCGTGATGCTGTCCGGCGCCGGGCTATTGATTAGAAGTCTCATAACGCTTCAGGCGATCGATCTCGGCTTCGATCCCGCGGGCGTGACGACGATGCAGGTCACGATGCCGCGCACGTACTCGGACACCGTCTCCGACGGATTCATGCGGCAACTCACGGCGCGCGCCGGAGCATTGCCCGGCGTGTCAGCCGTCGGCGCCGTGGGCGCGCTGCCGATCTCCGGCGCGGACAACACGTGGTCGATCATGGTGGACGGCCACGTCGTGAAGACGATCGCCGAGTCGCCGGGCGCGAACCCCGAGCAGGTGACGCCCGGCTACTTCAAGGCGATGCGCATCGCGCTGGTTCGCGGACGGCTGCTCACCGAGCAGGACCGCATGGACGCGGCCCCGGTCGCGGTGATCAGTGAAGGCATGGCGAAGATGTTGTATCCCGGCGTCGATCCGATCGGCCGCACGCTCAAGATGTTCGGCGACAAGTCGCCATGGGTGACGATTGTCGGCATCGTGCATGACGTGCGCTCGCGCGGCATTCAGCGCGATCCGCCGCCGACGATGTATTTCCCGTACGCGCAATCGGGCATCAGCGCGTACGCGATGCCGAGATCGATGACGCTCGTGGCGCGGTCGGCCGCGAACGACCCGGGACTGGCGAGGCAGATGCGCGCGGTCGTTCGGTCGCTCGACCCACATGTCGCGATCTCGGAAGTCGCGACCATGAATCACGTCGTCGGTGATTCGATCGCGAGCCGCCGATTCGCCACGTTGCTGCTCGGCGGTTTCGCGGCGCTCGCGCTGCTCCTCGCGGGCATCGGGATCTATGGCGTCGTGTCCTTCGGCGTATCGCAGCGCACGTACGAAATCGGTGTACGCGTCGCGGTGGGCGCGACGCCGGGCGCGATCATGCGACTGGTGCTCGCTGAAGGCACGCGCATGGCGGCCGTCGGCTTGCTGTTGGGCATCGCGGGAGCGCTCGTCGTCGATCGATGGCTGCACTCCCTGCTCGTCGGCGTGTCAGGAAGCGATGTCGCAACGCTCGCCGCGGTGACCGCCCTGCTTGGGGTCGTCGCGGCGAGTGCGTGTGCGCTGCCGGCCCGCCGAGCGACAGAGGTCAGCCCGACGGAAGCGTTGCGAAACGGCTAG
- a CDS encoding helix-turn-helix transcriptional regulator, translating to MPAHPPFTSQLPLKPVELLVLTMLSAGDRHGYGIRQDIIEHTNGSIELEAGNLYRTIRRLEADGLIDESERRPSFADDDERRRYYRLTPFGRRVLAAELERLRALIELGVRRKIISPAPA from the coding sequence ATGCCCGCACACCCCCCGTTTACCTCGCAGCTCCCACTGAAGCCCGTCGAGCTGCTCGTACTCACCATGCTCTCGGCCGGCGACCGCCACGGCTACGGCATTCGCCAGGACATCATCGAGCACACCAACGGCTCGATCGAGCTCGAGGCGGGAAACCTGTATCGCACCATCCGTCGCCTCGAAGCCGACGGATTGATCGACGAGTCCGAACGTCGCCCGTCTTTCGCCGACGACGACGAGCGGCGACGCTACTATCGCCTGACACCGTTCGGCCGCCGCGTCCTCGCCGCGGAGCTCGAGCGGCTGCGCGCGCTCATCGAGCTGGGCGTTCGCCGAAAAATCATTTCGCCGGCGCCGGCATGA
- a CDS encoding Ku protein, whose translation MRPIWTGALTFGLVNIPVRLYSAVQGKERVSFRLLHKKDLSPIKYERVCQKEDEAVDWKDIVKGYEYTKGKFVVLTDEDFKAAAIESTKTIEIMDFVATDEVDPRYFETPYYVVPQKGGEKAYALLREAIKQSSMVGIGKITMRSNSLHLAGVKAVGDAIVLEIMRFGDELVDVGDFSFPSDAGVRPQELKMAQQLVENLSTAFDPAKYTDDYHDNLMKIIRAKMKGKKIEVEEPEERETTQVVDLMARLQESLEMGKRDGRRAVGGGRKTSHKAKRATRRKSA comes from the coding sequence ATGCGGCCAATCTGGACGGGAGCGTTGACCTTTGGACTCGTGAACATTCCGGTCCGGCTGTACTCCGCCGTCCAAGGCAAGGAGCGCGTCAGCTTCCGGCTGTTACATAAGAAGGACTTGTCGCCGATCAAGTACGAGCGCGTGTGTCAGAAGGAAGACGAAGCGGTCGATTGGAAGGACATCGTCAAAGGCTATGAGTACACGAAGGGCAAGTTCGTGGTACTCACGGACGAGGACTTCAAGGCCGCGGCGATCGAATCGACGAAGACCATCGAGATCATGGACTTCGTCGCGACCGACGAGGTCGATCCGCGCTACTTCGAGACGCCGTACTACGTCGTGCCGCAGAAGGGCGGCGAGAAGGCGTACGCGCTTCTGCGCGAGGCGATCAAGCAGTCGAGCATGGTGGGCATCGGCAAGATCACGATGCGATCGAACTCGCTGCATCTCGCCGGGGTGAAAGCGGTGGGCGACGCGATCGTGCTGGAGATCATGCGCTTTGGGGACGAGCTGGTAGACGTCGGCGACTTCAGCTTTCCGTCCGACGCCGGCGTGCGCCCGCAGGAGCTCAAGATGGCGCAGCAGCTCGTCGAGAACCTGTCGACGGCATTCGACCCGGCGAAGTACACCGACGACTATCACGACAACCTGATGAAGATCATCAGGGCCAAGATGAAGGGAAAGAAGATCGAGGTGGAGGAGCCGGAGGAGCGCGAGACGACGCAGGTGGTCGATCTCATGGCGCGCCTGCAGGAGAGCCTCGAGATGGGCAAGCGCGATGGGCGTCGAGCGGTGGGCGGTGGGCGAAAAACCTCGCACAAGGCCAAACGCGCGACGCGGCGTAAGTCTGCATGA